One Glutamicibacter halophytocola DNA segment encodes these proteins:
- a CDS encoding GNAT family N-acetyltransferase: protein MKRSAAEYIADLLAAGVTESKAQADAYGTMARAFPDGLPSATNAVFTLESSALGNVGYIWVGCDASGDLASWWVWDIVVDAKHRGNGFGRQAMILAEGYARSQGAETLGLNVFGFNTAARGLYESLGYETTSIKMRKTL from the coding sequence ATGAAGAGGAGCGCTGCAGAATACATCGCAGACCTTCTCGCCGCCGGGGTCACGGAAAGCAAAGCGCAGGCAGACGCGTACGGCACCATGGCGCGCGCCTTCCCAGATGGACTGCCCAGCGCAACAAATGCGGTATTCACCCTGGAGAGCTCCGCACTTGGCAATGTTGGATACATATGGGTCGGATGCGACGCCTCAGGGGATCTTGCCTCGTGGTGGGTATGGGACATCGTCGTCGACGCGAAGCACCGCGGCAACGGCTTTGGCCGCCAGGCCATGATCCTGGCTGAAGGTTATGCCCGATCCCAAGGCGCAGAAACTCTAGGGCTGAATGTATTCGGGTTCAACACTGCCGCCCGCGGACTCTATGAATCATTGGGCTACGAGACCACCAGCATCAAAATGCGAAAAACGCTTTAG
- a CDS encoding DinB family protein, producing MPNPDSHDIYQLGYDDMVQVFIDQHRLMLMTCLDGLTEGEARASLVRSKTTLLGLVKHATFVERVWFGEAATGKSRSELGIAATPDESFALKTSDTIETVQRDYTRALEESRQALSGKSGDDIFPGNRRGPLPVRWVLLHMLRELAQHCGHADILREQILASRKQ from the coding sequence ATGCCAAACCCGGATTCGCATGACATCTACCAGCTCGGCTACGACGACATGGTGCAGGTATTCATTGATCAGCACCGCCTCATGCTCATGACGTGCCTCGACGGACTCACCGAAGGCGAAGCCCGGGCCAGCTTGGTCAGGTCCAAAACCACATTGCTTGGGCTGGTCAAGCACGCAACCTTTGTTGAACGCGTGTGGTTCGGCGAGGCCGCCACCGGTAAGAGCCGGTCAGAACTGGGAATCGCCGCCACACCGGACGAGTCATTCGCGCTGAAAACCTCAGACACCATCGAAACGGTGCAGCGCGACTACACCCGGGCCCTGGAAGAATCCCGCCAGGCGCTCAGCGGCAAATCGGGTGACGACATTTTCCCCGGCAACCGCCGCGGACCACTACCCGTCCGATGGGTGCTGTTGCATATGCTGCGCGAATTGGCACAACACTGTGGCCACGCAGATATTCTGCGAGAACAAATCCTGGCTTCGCGAAAGCAGTAA
- the clpB gene encoding ATP-dependent chaperone ClpB: MDTKLTTKSQEALSASGMNASTAGNPQIEPAHLLKALLDQRDSVAVALLKTAGLDVDALSVKASATISALPTSSGSSVAQAQFSRQLLQVVGNAQETATEMGDTYVSTEHLLIALAADQSKAGEAMREFGATRELLVGTLPTIRGDRKVDNPNPEATFQSLEKFGTDMTALARSGKLDPVIGRDREIRRLVQVLSRRTKNNPVLIGEPGVGKTAVVEGLAQRMIAGDVPESLRGKTLISLDLGAMVAGAKYRGEFEERLKSVLEEIKSSDGQIVTFIDEIHTVVGAGASEGAMDAGNMLKPMLARGELRLIGATTLDEYRENIEKDPALERRFAQVYVGEPSVDDTIAILRGLKERYEAHHKVSIADSALVAAASLSNRYISGRQLPDKAIDLVDEAASRLRMEIDSAPEEIDELRREVDRLTMEELALSDEKDPASVERLEALRKDMADKKEKLDAMNSQWESEKAGLNRVGDLKVKLDELRGQADKAQREGDLEKASRLLYGEIPALQKELDAAALAEADRSAQPSMVAEEVTADDIAEVISAWTGIPAGRMLQGESQKLLDMEEIIGQRLMGQKQAVSAVSDAVRRTRAGIADPNRPTGSFLFLGPTGVGKTELAKSLADFLFDDPRAMVRIDMSEYSEKHAVSRLVGAPPGYVGYEEGGQLTEAVRRRPYSVILLDEVEKAHPEVFDILLQVLDDGRLTDGQGRTVDFRNTILILTSNLGSQFLVDPALEDEAKKSAVMNVVNASFKPEFLNRLDEVILFDPLSIEELGNIVKLQIDLLSERLAERRLTLEVDQGASEWLALTGYDPAYGARPLRRLVQREIGDRLAKEILAGTVQDGDIVQVSLDEPGDQLKVQKKS; the protein is encoded by the coding sequence GTGGACACCAAACTCACCACCAAGAGCCAAGAGGCTCTCTCAGCTTCCGGCATGAACGCTTCAACGGCAGGAAATCCGCAGATTGAACCTGCGCACCTGCTCAAGGCATTGCTGGACCAGCGCGACTCGGTCGCCGTTGCCTTGCTGAAAACGGCCGGGCTTGATGTCGACGCGCTCTCCGTTAAGGCCAGTGCCACAATCAGCGCGTTGCCTACAAGCTCAGGAAGTTCTGTAGCCCAGGCCCAGTTCTCCCGCCAACTACTGCAGGTAGTCGGCAACGCCCAGGAAACCGCCACCGAAATGGGCGATACCTATGTTTCCACCGAACACCTGCTGATCGCCCTCGCCGCCGACCAGTCGAAGGCCGGCGAAGCGATGCGGGAGTTCGGGGCAACGCGCGAGCTGCTGGTTGGAACCTTGCCGACCATTCGCGGTGACCGCAAGGTAGATAATCCCAACCCCGAGGCCACCTTCCAGTCCCTGGAAAAGTTTGGCACCGACATGACAGCGCTGGCGCGCTCGGGCAAGCTGGATCCGGTCATTGGAAGGGACCGCGAAATCCGGCGCCTGGTGCAGGTATTGTCGCGCCGCACCAAGAACAATCCGGTGCTCATCGGTGAGCCGGGCGTGGGCAAGACAGCTGTAGTCGAAGGGCTGGCCCAGCGGATGATCGCTGGGGATGTGCCAGAGTCCTTGCGCGGCAAGACGCTGATCTCCTTGGATTTGGGCGCGATGGTCGCGGGTGCAAAATACCGTGGCGAATTCGAAGAGCGCCTGAAGTCAGTGCTGGAAGAGATCAAATCTTCCGATGGCCAGATCGTGACCTTCATCGACGAGATCCACACCGTGGTTGGTGCTGGAGCCTCGGAAGGCGCCATGGACGCAGGCAACATGCTCAAGCCGATGCTGGCCCGCGGCGAGCTGCGCCTGATCGGTGCAACCACCTTGGACGAGTACCGGGAGAACATCGAGAAGGATCCGGCTCTGGAACGCCGCTTTGCCCAGGTGTACGTCGGGGAGCCAAGCGTGGATGACACCATCGCTATCCTTCGAGGACTCAAGGAGCGCTACGAAGCCCATCACAAGGTGTCCATCGCCGACTCTGCGCTGGTCGCTGCGGCATCGTTGTCCAACCGCTACATCTCGGGACGGCAGCTACCGGATAAAGCCATCGACCTTGTTGATGAAGCCGCCAGCCGGCTGCGCATGGAGATTGACTCCGCTCCGGAGGAAATCGACGAGCTGCGCCGCGAGGTTGACCGGTTGACCATGGAAGAGCTCGCTTTGTCGGATGAGAAAGATCCAGCTTCGGTGGAGCGCCTCGAAGCCCTGCGCAAGGACATGGCAGACAAGAAGGAAAAGCTCGATGCGATGAACTCGCAATGGGAATCCGAGAAAGCCGGCTTGAACCGCGTCGGTGATCTCAAGGTCAAGCTCGATGAACTGCGCGGGCAGGCGGACAAGGCGCAGCGCGAAGGCGATTTGGAAAAGGCGTCCCGGCTGCTATACGGGGAGATCCCTGCGCTGCAAAAGGAACTCGACGCAGCAGCCCTGGCTGAAGCAGACCGTTCTGCGCAGCCGAGCATGGTCGCCGAGGAAGTCACCGCGGATGACATCGCCGAGGTGATTTCGGCCTGGACCGGCATCCCTGCCGGGCGCATGCTGCAGGGCGAGAGCCAAAAGCTGTTGGACATGGAAGAGATCATCGGCCAGCGCCTGATGGGGCAGAAGCAGGCAGTGTCTGCCGTATCGGATGCGGTCCGCCGCACCAGGGCCGGCATTGCCGACCCGAACCGGCCTACCGGATCCTTCCTGTTCCTTGGCCCAACCGGCGTGGGCAAGACCGAGCTTGCCAAGTCCCTGGCGGACTTCCTGTTTGATGACCCGCGTGCCATGGTGCGCATCGACATGTCGGAATACTCCGAGAAGCACGCTGTTTCCCGGCTGGTCGGTGCTCCGCCGGGATATGTCGGCTACGAGGAAGGCGGACAGCTCACCGAGGCGGTGCGCCGTCGCCCATACTCGGTGATCTTGCTCGACGAGGTCGAAAAGGCCCATCCAGAAGTCTTCGACATATTGTTGCAGGTGCTCGATGACGGCCGGTTGACCGACGGCCAGGGGCGCACGGTGGACTTCAGGAATACCATCTTGATCCTCACCTCCAACTTGGGTTCGCAGTTCCTGGTGGATCCCGCATTGGAGGACGAAGCCAAGAAGAGCGCCGTGATGAACGTCGTCAACGCGTCATTCAAGCCGGAATTCCTGAACCGACTGGATGAGGTGATCCTCTTTGATCCGCTGAGCATCGAGGAACTGGGCAATATCGTCAAGCTTCAGATCGATTTGCTCTCGGAGCGCCTGGCCGAACGCCGTTTGACCTTGGAGGTAGACCAGGGGGCGAGCGAATGGCTGGCCCTGACAGGCTACGATCCCGCCTATGGAGCTCGCCCGCTGCGTCGACTTGTCCAGCGCGAGATCGGGGACCGGCTGGCCAAGGAGATCCTTGCCGGCACCGTGCAAGACGGGGACATCGTTCAGGTGTCGCTGGATGAGCCCGGTGACCAGCTGAAGGTGCAGAAAAAGAGCTAG